In the genome of Primulina huaijiensis isolate GDHJ02 unplaced genomic scaffold, ASM1229523v2 scaffold39287, whole genome shotgun sequence, the window TTTATTGAGTAGGGTCGAAAGTCATATACGTTGCTCGGGCACAGAAAAAATCAGAACGTGTGGAAATATTACGCCATCAGTTCGAGGAGAAACGGAAGGAGCAAATTCTGAAATACCAGGTTCACAAGAAATTAAACCGCAAGTGAAGGCTATTTATTTTTTCTGCATGAATTTCCTTTAACCTTCAGATTTCAGGATTCCAATGTGTACGTGAAGAATATTGATGATGGCGTCACTGATGATGAGCTGAGAGAATATTTTAGTCACTGCGGTACAATTACTTCTGTGAAGCTTATGCGAGATGATAAAGGGGTGAGCAAGGGATTTGGATTTGTTTGCTTCTCCACACCAGAGGAGGCTAATAAAGCTGTGAACTCGTTTCATGGTTAGTATGACTGTGCAGCTTATGTTGTGGTATATAAAATCTGGTTCTAAGTAGGCATTTTAACTGCTTCTGGTTAGTATGACTGTGCACTAGTGTGCAGCTTATGTTGTGGTATATAACTGCTTCTAAGTAGGCATTTTAACTGCTTCTGGATCTACTTAttaaaactctattttatgtTCCAGCCactaattttacattttttttttcaccatAAGGGAAATGCAAGTTGGTTTTGTGTCAAGAAATGAACAAAGGCACATCTTATTATTAGGGAAGATTGATTTTATGGTCCAACAGTTTAGTATTGATTTCATGGTCCAACAGTTAAGTAGACCAAAAATGTGAGTTTCACCTTATGTAGCACAGAATATTTTATGCCGATAAATCTTCTTGATAAAAACGAACTCAGGCATTGATCTTGTTGTCTTATTCATCACTCTATCTGATGTCCGGTCATTTAATGATGCTTGGGTGTgaaaaatttttctttcaatataTTAAGAAATCTCAGGGTAAATCATACTAGATTTGAATGTGTTGGTTGTTTGTCACAGTTTTCTGCTCCGCCATCTCTTGGCATAGGTTCTATTTTCAGTCATCACTCCCGTGCTTAATTTTTGAGGATGTTTAGACTTTTCGAGTAATTTGGTGTATTAGCAGGAAGCCAAGGTACACGGATTTCCGAGAAGCAGCTTCAAATGGGCTCAGGAATCCTtgtgttaatttatttatttactccaCCGCATCTATTTTCGATATCTAGGATTTAAGATTCCAGGACATATAACTCTGTCTTCCACTTATTTTGCATCGCATAGAACCTTGATTTTGCTGAATTAATGTTCCTTTCCATAGTAGGAACTAGGAATGCCAAAtttcaatttatatattttcattatctattttctattatttaacATATCCTTTCTCTGAAGTACATGGTTATTCATGATTTGAAGGATTTATGTTGCGTCGCAAGCCATTATATGTTGCACTTGCTCAGAGAAAAGAGGAAAGACAAGCACAGTTACAGCTACAACATGCCCAACATATGGCAGGGTTAACAGGAGCATCTGCAGTTATTCATGGTGGATATGCTCCATTCTATTATCCAGGTCCTGGTGTTGTCCCACAAATTTCAGCAGGTTCTGGCCTGATGTATCAGCCTATGGGTATTAGGCCAGGGTGGAGAGCCAACACTCGGTCAAATCCTTTTAGACCTTTCGTTCCACCATCTACAGATCCCATGGTCGGTTTTATTGCAGCTGGTTTAGAAATTAGTAACAAATGGTTTATCTATCAATTACTTCACGCTTGGTTAATATGCTGCATTCTACAAGCGGTGGAGAACTGATAGTTATCCttaaattcaaatatcatatcatatcggtcgctttcttcatttttttatattacagGTTCCTAATAATCCAAGATATCTCAGACAGAACAGAGGGAGAATGAACGGGCATACTATGCCCCAAGTTGGTGGTCAGACATTTGCATCTCATTATGTGGCTTCACCCAAAGATTCAAGCAATCAGCAGGTAGATTTTACTTGTGATCTGCTCCTACAGTAGTAGATATTTTGATAAGACCACTTCCTATATATTTTATCTTCGCTTTATTGGCTTTGTGCTGACTGAAATTCCCATGTAATTTCCTTCTTCTAAGAAGATATTGATGAATGCTTATTGTTTCCTTATCTTGAAAAATGCGCACTAACAAAATTGGTCTGTGTGAGTTCCTGTATTCATGCAATAGATCACATATGTGACGGCATAAAATAGTCAAGTATCTAACTTAAAGAACAGTTTCCATATTTTTCTGTTCAACATGACCCCAAAGAAACCCTCTAATCTTTGAAACACGAGTTAGAACTATATCATTTTTGTTTCAACTTGCAAATAAATGTTGAATGATATTTTATTGGACAATAGTATAACTCGAAGTTACTAACTTATCTTTCACAACATGCAAGCAATTGttgtaaaaaatttgaaatgctTTGCTCATTACTCGGATAAGAAAGGAACACACCACTGATAGCTCTAGCAGAGATAATCTTATGTTAACTAAAATAAAGCATCTTTCTAAATGATAAAGCACAAGAGAAAAGAGGATAAGGATAGATTTAATGTATTCATACTTGCTGTAGAAACATCACCGAAAGAGGATTTCAGTCAGGAAAGAAAATGCGAAGCAATGAATGCAAGTTATTTTCTGGTTTTTAATTATCAATAGCTGTTGGAGTGAGTGACTCACAATCTATGGCCACTATATGAACTCAAAAATCAGAAGAAAATTATTTCCTTAGTTGTACTGATATTATTCTTCTGTACAGCACACTACACATGGTAATTCAAATGAGGCGAACAAGGCACCACCTGTTCAGCCTCTTCTACTTTCTACTGGACCAGATGTGGTGGGGTCAGATATGTTAAGCAGTTTGCTTGCTGCAGCTCCTCCAGAACAGCAGAAGCAGATGCTTGGAGAACGCCTTTATCCACTTGTCGTTCAGC includes:
- the LOC140969010 gene encoding polyadenylate-binding protein 7-like, giving the protein MWSHRDPDARRSGIGNVFVKNLSEPIDSMNLNEMFQKFGNVLSCKVVTSDDGKSKGYGFVQMDSENAANAAIEALNDSMIGGKQMYVGKFVKKADGVIPSHETKYTNLYIKNLDTDVSEDVIKDKFSEYGKLVSFVVSKDESGASKGFGFANFENPDDAKRAVEDLNGSQLGSKVIYVARAQKKSERVEILRHQFEEKRKEQILKYQDSNVYVKNIDDGVTDDELREYFSHCGTITSVKLMRDDKGVSKGFGFVCFSTPEEANKAVNSFHGFMLRRKPLYVALAQRKEERQAQLQLQHAQHMAGLTGASAVIHGGYAPFYYPGPGVVPQISAGSGLMYQPMGIRPGWRANTRSNPFRPFVPPSTDPMVPNNPRYLRQNRGRMNGHTMPQVGGQTFASHYVASPKDSSNQQHTTHGNSNEANKAPPVQPLLLSTGPDVVGSDMLSSLLAAAPPEQQKQMLGERLYPLVVQLKPALAAKITGMLLEMDNSEILLLLESLESLAAKVEEAVEVLKLSKTKVSDQDAMHPNYFAAEVAVN